The Ornithorhynchus anatinus isolate Pmale09 chromosome X5, mOrnAna1.pri.v4, whole genome shotgun sequence nucleotide sequence GGAGAGGCAAAGTCTACCAAGCCATCGTGGAACCATCTTGGCATAACTCTGCAGCCTGAGAAAGGCTAGCCCAGAGTTTCACCAGACAGTCACACTTAACAGATTCCTTCTGTCAAATTCCTCTTTCTTTGCTGCTGTCACTCCTGGGCTGGGAGAGTCCTTTAGCCCCTCTCCCTCGGCAACAGCTTCTCCACCTCCCTGCAAATTCGACCATTCGCATGGCCATTTGTCAGAGGGGTGGACTGGATTTATCGGTCACATTCATAAACGCAGTCCAAAAGAACTGTGACCTTCCCAGTGACATTCTGAAACCTACAGTTTAGGACTGTACAGGTGAACAGGCATTTGGAATAAATATGAAACGAAGCCAGAATGAAATGGAATTTTTACCAAGACCACAGAATATTCAAaagatttacttatttattttaagtaAAATATAAATATTATCAAATATAAAAAGACATTCCTAAAATTTGAaagtatataaaaataaaaataaatacgtaATAAATAATGGGTTAAATAGTCAAAATAGAAAAGTCCATGATACCAAAGGTAGATCTATTCCTTCAAGGAAGTTTCTTAGTCCCCGTGTTAGCATCTAGTTTGCCCTGAAGGTTAGACAGATTCTGATTAGCTtatggcacttttttttttaaataaatatagCCTGCCTGAATGGTGGATCCCCCCACTACTTATTTCCGCTCATTTGAAAGTCTTCGCTATCTTTCCACCTGGAGGTAGAAGTAGTCCAGAGGTAGTAGACATTCCTGACCAGCAACAAATCCAGATTCCTCCAAACAAATTTATCCATCCCTAGTTCCTGAGAGTTTGCACGAGCTGGATGATGCACCTCCGGATTTCCACCCGCACGATCTCCCAGGCGCAGCTGCTGTATTCTTTGTCCCTCAGGTAGAGACTTATGCCTCTGAAGTAACTCTTCAGGCGCAGTCGGAGAATGCCGCTCCCCACGGAGGCCTGGCTCGGATCCGTGTCTTCCTCCAAGCACACCTCCAGCTCTTCCAGCTGCCGATGAAGTCCGTGGAGGAAATTCTCGACCTCGGCCTGATCCCAACCGGTTTGGGAAAGAGTTTGGCTGAAGACGGTGAAGATCTGCTGGAGCAGCTCATGGACGACCACCGCCCGATTCCCCTTCTGGAGCAGTCCGGCTTCGACTACCGCTCGTGGGAATTGGAAGTCCTTCCTGTGCTCCAGACAGGACAGAAGAGATTTTCCCTCCATCCTGTCCAGCCGATTCAGGCTCTGCTCCACGTCGGCCGTCTGAAGCGGTCGACAGGCGAGAGAGAcggtggaggtggagaagagcaGCACGAGGGCAATTTGTACCAAACCCGTGTTGGCCATGATGAAGCGTTCTGCTGCTGTCCGCCCAAGTGCGATGCTGGATGTTGCGAACCAGTCGGTTCTCTGAGTATCTTTCTTCCCTGGGTCCCTGTTAAAtactgtgggagaggaactgggcatttccctcttttctttaCTATCCGTTTTCTTTTACACTTTTTGATTTCCACTTTTTGAGTTATTTTCTACTTTGTCAGCAATAATGTAATTAATATTTCTTAATGTTGCTCCCAAAGAATAAAGAAAATTCCCTAAGAGATGCTTCCTGGCCAGGCTTGTAATAGTTTAGTGTCACAAGATAAGACAGGTGTTTTCTTCATAATCAGACCTGAATAAAGTACATTTCATACCATGATCTACATTATGTAGATCATTATATTCTGAAGAAAATTCCAATATTCACAACCATGTTAGAGAAATGAATTAACAACCCTTGTTTGCCCagatctttttcattttttttttttaaacagaaagtGCATGTATCCCACATCTCATCTTAAACTCTAGGTGTTCCATTATGTGTTGAACGCTTGGGGTAACTCCCACAAGTCCCAGCTGGAGATTGATCCCGATCTGTTTGCAATTCTCTGGAAGAGTTGCATTTAAGAGCCCTTTTCAATTTTAAACATCCATCGAGCttgtctttcctctagactgtaagcttgttgtgggcggggaatgtgtctgttatattgtgatatcgtactctcccaagagcttcgtagagtgctctgcacacagtaagtgctcaataaatatgattgcctgactgactggatGGCATTGCTGAAAATTATCCTAATATTTTTCTTGAATTGAAGGCACTCTGTGGGAATCGGAGGCTACGTTGCGGAAATCAGGGTCAGTTTTATCAAGGAAAACCAGGCACCTGAGAAGATGAGTCCTGGATTCCTGAAATCCTCTGCCATTAGGcacttttcctttttaatttcttCTTTCCTCGGTTTTAGCAGACCAGAAAGTAACCCCCAAAGAGAGGGAAAGTCCAAAgtggaaacagaaaaaaatggagCATACATTGGGTAGAGAAAACTGTGAAATTCCCAGCtcatctccccagcatttaatagagacccagagaagacagATACTCAGAGAAACAAGGGGTTCACAACATCCAGCATCGCACCTGGGCAGGCAGCAGCAGGACGCTTCATCATGACCAACGCCGGTTTGATACAAATTGTCCTTGTGCTGCTCGTCTCCACCTCCACTGTCTCTCTGAGCTGTAGCCTGCTTCACACAGTGTGTATGGAGCAGAGCTTAAAGCGGCTGGACAGAATGCAGGGAAAATCTCTTCTGTCTTGTCTGAAGGACAGGAAGGACTTCCAACTCCCCCAGGAATTGGTGGAAGCCGGACCGTTCAAGGAGGGGAATCGGGCGGTGGCCGTCCATGAGCTGCTCCAGCAGATCTTCACCATCTTCAGCCAAAATCTTTCCCAAACTGGTTGGGACCAGAGCGAAGTGGAGAATTTCCTCCACGGACTCCATCGGCAGCTAGAAGAGCTCGAGGTGTGCGCGGAGCAGGGTACGGATACGAGATGGGCCTCTGTGGGGAGCGACATTCTCCGACTGCGCCTGAAGTCTTACTTCAGAAGCATAAGTCTCTACCTGAGGGACAAAGACTACAGCAGCTGCGCCTGGGAGATCGTCCGAGCGCAAATCCGGAGGTGCATCTTCCAGTTCATGAGAAGGCTCCGGAACTAAGGATGGATAAATTAACTCGGAGGACCCTGGATTCCTTGCCGGATAGGATGTCCGGGCACCATTTTCCATCGGGTGGACAGTTGGAAATCCTTCCCAGGGACCGGGAGAAAAAATGGGGAAATTCACCATTTGGGCAGTCAATTTTTCTTGAAAACAAAATGCCATTGACCAACCCGATTCTGCCCAACCTTCAGAGAGAATATGATTCTGACAGAGGGATTCCAAAGCTGGCCTTGAAGGATATGCGTGCAATTTGTCTCAGGCAGTCCTCAATGTAGACTATTTATACCATTATTTATTGTAGcattattcttttatttttaggCACTATTTATTTCTATAACTGTGTCAAATTTTTTGCTTCataatatttatatatttctTCAAAATAAATGGTATATTTTTACAATTTAACGCGGTCCTGGTAAATATTTCGTTTCCATCTGGCTCCATTTTCTAAATGACTTGTATCCTTTTCTGatgttccttctctgtctccgtctcaTCTCCGATCCTCGGGGACTTCAACGTCCACGTGGATGTTCCCGCCGACCTCGTCCTCTCACTTCATAACCTCCAcaacctccctctccaccccacctcgccccctcacctacttggacacacactcaatctcatcatctcttgtcACTGTACGATCTCTATTCTCACCAACTCGGAAATCGCACTCCGCGACCGCAGCCtcttcacttgccttctctgccctacaactgccccgcccccccaccaaccccgctCACTGAGAGATCTCTGATTTCTAGCCCTCCTCCAATCTTCAAAAATTACCCATTTGGCCCATTTGGTTTCCAAAGccaacctaccttctcttgatgcacaaacctGTGCTCTAAACTACGCCTTCCCCACTGCACTCAACTGTcttcctcccctgtccctccgtcgacctCGTTCCACCAGCCCAcgaccctggatcacctccacagtccgcttCCTCGGCTCCCGTGCTCATTCTGCAGCGCgccgctggtggaaatccagacgtCAGAACGAATCATCTTTCTCGAGCTGTAGCGTCTGTCACTTTTTTCATGTCTCCCTCTTTATGTTCCAAAATGTCCACAGCCTCGGTTTCATGACCGTCTCGGGGCCAGGGTGATCTGACTTTGGATGCTGCACCTCAACGGtggccagctctgccacaacCTGGGAGTTTTTGCTTCTTTATGTCTTTACGCCGGTTTCTTCCATCCACCCCATTTACCGTTATCTCATTTCAGCTCACCGGAGAGCAGCTGTTTGCTTTTCCTGTGGTATTACATTCCCCTCTCCAGATATGCCACTGAAAGACGGCGCTTGCACTTCTTCGATCAGCCATGTGTTTGGTCAGAATCTTGATATCATGTTGACGCCGTGGTCCATCCTTCCCAGAAGATGCCCGAGCTCTCTCGATTcagctttctgtttctctttccacgTGGATTGAACATcattctctcccctgcctctaaaTCACTAATTGAGAGCGTGTACCATTTGCCAAGAAGCAGCaccgtctagtggatagagtcgggTACTCggagtctgaggacatggattctaaacccggctccgctacttgttggctgtgtgacctttggccagttacttaacttctctgcacctcagttacgtcCTCttttaaatggtgattaaggcagtgagctccatgtgggaatggACCATGTCCGACTTTataatgttgtatctacctcagtgctgagaaccACTCCTGCTATACAGTAAActctaaataccatttaaaaataaaagtgccTGGTGTGGGCAAGTAGATCGCCTCAGGTGATTTTTAAATCTACCAAATAATTTAATTACCAATTAATTAATTACCAATTTACTATACCAATACTAATCtgagttgtcctttcccaagtgcttactacagtgctctgcacacaataagcgcttaataaatgattgaatgaatgaatgaataccatctaGTCCATAAAACGTTCTTTCTTGACAGATGCAGATGACAACCTTTTTTCCATGTGCTGCCAGAGATGCTTGATCAGTGTTCATGGGTTCATGCGGGTGATTCTCAGACTTTCAGTGAAGATGTAAACCTGTTCTACTGAAAAATTTTCCCTGAGGATTAATAATCATATTCGGGCCTGACCTTTCATATACGTTTTTGCAACTTTGAGCTTGGCAGCAAGAAccttagacttgggagtcagcggacctggt carries:
- the IFN1 gene encoding type I interferon 1; the protein is MPSSSPTVFNRDPGKKDTQRTDWFATSSIALGRTAAERFIMANTGLVQIALVLLFSTSTVSLACRPLQTADVEQSLNRLDRMEGKSLLSCLEHRKDFQFPRAVVEAGLLQKGNRAVVVHELLQQIFTVFSQTLSQTGWDQAEVENFLHGLHRQLEELEVCLEEDTDPSQASVGSGILRLRLKSYFRGISLYLRDKEYSSCAWEIVRVEIRRCIIQLVQTLRN
- the LOC114807967 gene encoding interferon epsilon-like, with the translated sequence MTNAGLIQIVLVLLVSTSTVSLSCSLLHTVCMEQSLKRLDRMQGKSLLSCLKDRKDFQLPQELVEAGPFKEGNRAVAVHELLQQIFTIFSQNLSQTGWDQSEVENFLHGLHRQLEELEVCAEQGTDTRWASVGSDILRLRLKSYFRSISLYLRDKDYSSCAWEIVRAQIRRCIFQFMRRLRN